Genomic DNA from Vanrija pseudolonga chromosome 3, complete sequence:
CATGCTTCACGTTTCACCTTGTCCATTGCAAGCAACAACAATGGAAACGCACAAAAGCCCATACGTGCAGCCCACCCTCgagggcgcgacgacgtcaagccTGTCCACGACGCGGATGTACGCCCTATCAGTCGGGTGTGCCGTGGGCGGCAGtctcgcggccctcctcgcgctgtcGTACCTCGTCTGTCCGGTACGTGGCTGgcccgtccccgccgacgacccgttCACTtacaccacaccacacaacagctcgacgtcggcctccCCGTCGTTGACCAACTGTGCACAGATACACACTACAAGTACCTCGTCCCGCTGCTCGTTCCCGTCACGGCGTGGTTCGCGATCGCAAACTGGGTCGGGTGGCAGTACTTTCGGCACGCGTAGGACCGACACACGCGACTGCACGCTGCACGGTACCCCCATGTCCCCACGACGTGGCCGGGGCGCTTGGATGCCAAAGTATATTGCTTTCGCCCTCCGATCGGGCGACCAGCAGCGGCCAATCCAACGTTCGCAATGGTTCAGCGACACAATGTCCGGCGTCTTTGCTGGAGGACGAAGCCGGATAACAACAAGCTGTAACAACCGCGGCCTGCCTGGCCTTTCAACAATGTGCAACCAGTATGTTCACTTCGCCAGCACACAAAGCGCACCCACacgcccacccacacccaccacgcctcacccacacgcccacccacacccaccacgccTCATCAATCAGGCTATGCATCAAGTAACAACAAAAAGATctactcctcctcctcctcctcgtcaatgGCCTCAAACGCGTCCTCGGGGACCTTGTAGAGGCGGATGATAGGGTGGTTGGGGTCCTTGACAAGGATGTACTTGCCCTCGGGCTGCTTGAGGGCAATGTCGGCAATGGTGCGGACAATACCCCAgccgttggcgagcgagacGTTCATCTGGCGGGCAAACTCGACGGGCTTGTACGACTGGGTGCCGACGATAACGTGGCGCTGAGCGTCGCGGGGGTTGGCACGCGAGATGTAGCCCATCTTCATggcctcggcaccagcaAGGTACGACTGGACAGCCCAGcgggcgagcttggccgagTTGTTCTTCATCTCGTTGGCAACAATGGCACCCTTCTGGGTGTCGAGGTTCTTGCGCCAGTCGAGGACCTTGGCGCCCTGGGCACGCGAGTCGTACTCGTTGAGAGCCTTGACGGTGATGAGGTGGTCCCTCTTTCCGACGTacgcgtcgacctcggtaCGGACAATGATGTTgaggtcctcctcctcgttgacCGAGAGGTCGAACTTGCGGTAGCGGTAGAGGGTCGAGGCAAGGGgctcgctctcctcctcgggcgagTAGAAGGGGTTGGGGCGAGGGGTGTAGGCCTTGGACTTGGCCTCGATGACCTGGGACGAGAAGTTCTGGTTGATGTAGGTAgcctcgagcgagagcgacgaaGCCGAGTTGAGgttgttgtcgccgtcggcgtcggggggaGGGTCGGCAGCGTTCTCGTTGACGGTGAGGAACTCGAAGGGTCCACCCTCGCgcttgtcgaggaagagCTGGTCGCCACGGCGGTCGAGGACAATGTCCCACGAGTTGACCGAGCGGGGCGTGCACATGAGCACAGCGAGGATCGAGTCGGTAGCAAAGATCTGggcctccttcttgtcggCGT
This window encodes:
- the CNB01420 gene encoding Eukaryotic translation initiation factor 3 subunit D, whose translation is MALDFVLPVIHDNEDGSWGPSTSTIPAQFKDIPYAPFSKSDKITRIADWHDPAAEGAASSNARGGRQAFSVSANRRPGREAYGASEVNAFGYVHDEDEKSFSLVDSSSRAAGRGRGGARGRATRGVQPARPTAGRGGRLAAPTGRGGFAQRGRGGGRGGYGGYDKPQRTRDSSVTIGADWQQLEEIEFSRLNKLNLGVDTPEELSSYGTLQAYDRTFDRINTRNEKPLEILDRVRYNTTTSDDPIIHQYADKKEAQIFATDSILAVLMCTPRSVNSWDIVLDRRGDQLFLDKREGGPFEFLTVNENAADPPPDADGDNNLNSASSLSLEATYINQNFSSQVIEAKSKAYTPRPNPFYSPEEESEPLASTLYRYRKFDLSVNEEEDLNIIVRTEVDAYVGKRDHLITVKALNEYDSRAQGAKVLDWRKNLDTQKGAIVANEMKNNSAKLARWAVQSYLAGAEAMKMGYISRANPRDAQRHVIVGTQSYKPVEFARQMNVSLANGWGIVRTIADIALKQPEGKYILVKDPNHPIIRLYKVPEDAFEAIDEEEEEE